GATACTCCTTAAAATTAGGAATGCCCTTAAAATAGTTGGTGTAATGTCTGCGGGTTTCAAAAACACCTAATATTTCCCCTTTCCAATCTATAGACATTTGTAAATGACGGCGAGCGGCATCTACACGTTCTTCCATAGTTGGTGGAGCTAAATGTGTTCCTGTTTCAAAAAAATGTTTTATTTCCCTAAATATCCAAGGGTAACCTATACTTGCACGACCAATCATGGCGCCGTCTAGCCCGTATTCATCACGCATTTTTAAAGCTGCTTCTGGCGTATCAACATCACCGTTGCCAAATACAGGTATATGCATTCTGGGGTTGTTCTTCACCTCTCTAATTGGGTTCCAATCTGCACTTCCCTTATACATTTGTGCACGGGTTCTACCATGAATTGAAATTGCTGCACAACCTACATCTTGTAACCGCTCTGCAACCTCAACAATTTTTATTGAATCATCATCCCAACCCAATCTTGTTTTTACTGTAATTGGTAGGTTGCTATGTTCTACCATAGCCTTGGTCAATGAGACCATTAAATCAATATCTTTTAATATTCCAGCTCCTGCCCCTCTAGAAACTACTTTCTTTACAGGACAGCCAAAATTAATATCTATGATATCTGGTTTAGATTTCTCTACAATCTCTACGGATTGTAGCATACTCTCCAAATTAGCTCCAAATATTTGTATACCTACCGGACGTTCCTTTTCGTATATATCTAACTTCATGACACTCTTTGCAGCATCACGTATTAATCCTTCCGACGAAATAAATTCTGTATACACGACATCAGCTCCTTGCTCTTTACAAAGGGCACGAAATGGCGGGTCGCTCACATCTTCCATTGGTGCTAAAAGCAGCGGGAAATCAGGCAGTTGTATGTCTCCTATTTTGGGCACTGGCGTATTTTAATTTTGGGTTGCAAAGTTATATAAAAATACGACAAGGGCATTATGTTGATTATTGGATAAAACTTAAGGTTTTAAATAGTATTCTTAACTATTGAAAAGCTTATTTATAGAAAGAATGTAAATTAGTGTCCGATTTGGTCTTTGAGTACGATCAGACTGTATTTTTATCACCTAGAGAACTAATTTATAACATGTCTGACATTTCTATTTTTAACGACACCTTTGAATTGTGGTTAACACTTTTGGGACCCTTAGCTTTGTTCCTGTTATTAGGCTGGTTTTTTAGGTCTGCCGGAAAAAGGAGAACTGCGAAAATATTCTTTTACTTTGCTTTATTCTATGTGACTCTTCTTATAATTCTGTCGCTTATTCTAATTTCAGGATAATGATGACCATACCTTTTGAGCCTATTGTATTCGATATAAAACTTAACATACATCTCATATTAGAATATCTGGCGTTCTTTGTCGGATTCAGATACTATGTTTTTCTACGTAAAAGAAGTACAGATGTCATTTCATCTAACAACCGGCTCTCCATAATAATAGGTGCTGTTTTTGGGGCTTTGTTTCTCTCTAGGGTAATTGCTTTTTTTGAAAATCCCGTAGCTCACTTACAAGAAGATTGGCTTTATAATTTGAACAATAAAACCATAATAGGCGGACTATTTGGTGGTCTACTTGGTGTGGAGCTTGCCAAGAAGATTATTGGGGAGAAACATTCTTCTGGAGACTTATTTACATTACCCATTATACTAGGCATTATCATTGGAAGAATTGGATGTTTTTTGTCGGGCATAAAAGAGTTTACCTATGGAAAAGAAACTTCTTTTTTTACGGGTATGGATTTGGGTGACGGAATTACTAGGCACCCCATTGCGTTGTATGAAGTGGTATTCTTGATTATTCTTTTTATTATCATCCGAAGTTTACAAAAATCGAATAGGACTTTTAAAAACGGAGATCTTTTTAAGCTCTTTATGGTAGCTTATTTTACCCTTCGTTTCTGTATCGAGTTTATAAAACCCAACAGTTTTTATACCCTTTGTCTAAGCAGCATTCAACTATTATGTTTAATTTGTTTGGTTTACTACCATAAATTCATCCTACGGGGAATTACATATGTCCGAAAAAAATTACACCTATTATGATTTTACGTTAAGCCTTTGCCCGGAATGTTTACGACGGGTAGATGCTAAAATCGTTTTTGAAAACGAAAAGGTATACATGCTTAAAAATTGTAAAGAGCACGGTAGATCTAAAGTGCTTATCGCTGATGATATTGCATATTATAAGAATATAAGAAACTATAATAAGGCGTCTGAATACCCCAAAACATTCAATACAAAAACGCATTATGGTTGCCCTTATGATTGCGGATTGTGCCCTGATCATGAACAGCATTCTTGCCTTACGGTTATTGAACTAACCGATCGTTGTAATCTTACTTGCCCAACTTGTTATGCTGGTTCTTCACCAACTTATGGCAGACATAGATCCCTTGAGGAAATAAAGAAAATGCTCGATGTTATTGTGAAAAATGAAGGTGAGCCAGATGTGGTGCAGCTTAGTGGTGGTGAACCTACCATACACCCTAATTTCTTTGAAATTCTAGATTACGCAAAATCACTCCCCATTCGGCATTTAATGTTGAATACCAACGGAATAAAAATTGCCAAGGATTTTGAATTTGCTAAGCGATTAGCCACCTATGCACCAGATTTTGAAGTGTATTTACAGTTCGATTCGTTAGACAATAAAGTGCTGCAAACCTTACGCGGAGCAGACCTAGCCGATGTTCGTTTAAAAGCTTTAGAACACCTTAACAAATTGAACCTTTCTACGACTCTTGTAGTCGTGCTACAAAAAGGGTTGAATGACCACGAAATGGGAAGTACTATAGATTTTGCACTCAAGCAAAAATGTGTACGCGGCGTTACTTTTCAACCTACGCAAATAGCAGGTCGTTTAGATAATTTTGAAGTGGATGAAAACCGTATCACCTTAACAGAAGTACGAAGAAAAATACTAGAGCAGTCCCCTATTTTTGAGTCGGACGATTTAATACCTGTGCCCTGTAACCCCGATGCCTTGGTAATGGCTTATGCTTTAAAATTGGGCGATGAAGTAAATCCACTTACACGATTCATTAACCCTGATGATTTACTAAACGAAGGAAAAAACACCATTATTTACGAGCAAGACGAGCAGTTACATGGTAAAATGATTGAACTTTTTAGCACGGGAAATTCCGTTGAAAAAGCATCTGAAAATTTAAAGAGTATTATGTGCTGCCTGCCAGAAATTGATGCGCCAGAGCTTGGATATGATAATTTGTTTCGTATCATTATTATGCAATTTATAGATGCCCATAATTTTGATGTACGTGCTATTAAAAAATCGTGCGTGCACATTGTAAATAAGGATTATAAAATCATCCCGTTTGAAACTATGAACCTGTTTTACAGAGATGATAAAATTGAACGACTTAAAGAACTACAAAACGAAATATTATGATGTTAGAAGTTGGAAATCTAGACGGCCTTTTTGCTTTAATTCTTCTTATAATGTTTGGTCCTGCCCTTTTATTTATAATTATCGGAGCCATTTTGTTATCCAAACAAAAGAAAAAGGCCGGTAAAGTTTTTATGATATTGGCAGGTGTTTATTGCCTAATAAGCCTTGGTATATGCGGTACAATGATGGCATAATAGCTATTATAAACGCTTACCTTCATCCGTGCTCTTTCTCTTAGAATTATCGCGAATTTTTGTATTACCAAACTTGTACCTGAAACCAAAGACCAATAATCTGTTTTCTGATCTTGTATTTACAATAGTGCTCTGTTCAAGATAATCTCTTGTTGAGATTGTATTTCCCGTATTAAAAATATCCTCAACACCTAGAGAAATGCTTGCATCCTTATTCCAAAATGTTTTTCTAAGAGATACTCCCAATTTACTATTAGAATCAAAAGTGGCGTTACCATAAATATATGGCGAAAAATAAATAAAGGTAATATCTGCATACAACGATTTATCCTTTAACAAGGTAAAGTAATTATTGGCGCGTATCAACGTGGTCCAAATAGAGTTCTCTTGTATTGTATTTGTACTTAAATCCGTAAAACTATCCTTATCGCGATAGTGGCTAACAAGAAAATATAAGTACCAATAATCTGTTAATTCTTTTGATACACTAACATCAACACCATAAAAATAATTAGTCTCTAAATTTATAACTTGTGTACTAAGTATGTTAGTGGCATTATCTTGCGTTATTTGTTGTACCTGCTCATTAGATTTTTTAGTGGCGAATAACACCACTTTATAATCGCGGTCGTATACATAATCAAATTGGATATCATCGCTATAAGCAGGTTTTAAATTAGGATTACCTTCATATATAGAATTTGCAGATAGGTAAAATTGAAAAGGATTAATAGTACTGTACCTGGGTCTGGTAATCCGTCTAAAATACTTAAGGTAATACGCATTTTTATTTGACGTATATGATAAAGCCATATTAGGGAAAAAATCTAAATAAGAGTTTGTGTTTAATGCGGTAGATATGTTTAAATCTCCTTTTGTATCGGTATACTCCGAACGCAAACCTAAATTTAATTTCCAATCTTCCCAGTTACTGTTCAATGTTAAATAACCTGCATAAATTTGTTCATCATACTTAAATAAACCCGAATCCGTTGGGTTAAATCCGTCTACCGAATCATTAAAACCAGACTGCGTTATACTTGCCTGGGAATTAATAGTTGCTACTCTTAAACCTGTTTCCATTATAGATTGTTTTGATAATGGCAGTGTAAGATCTGTTTGTGCACTAAAAAGATTTATAATTTGATCAGACCAAACTCTTAATGTATTTTCTGAGGTATTGTCGGTAAAACCTTGTACAATGTTATTATTCAATACTTGTTTCCGCTTAGAATCGTAATAGGTATAATGTACATTAGTAGATAACTCCGCACCTTTATCATTTAACTTATGTACCCAATCTAAATAGTTAGATGAGTTGTAATTATCGTTTTTTAGTTCGTTGTGGCCATTTAACTGTGCGGTTAAATCTCCATTAATCGTATTAATATCCGTACTTGCAAAATTATTTCCTGTTCCGTTTGGTAATAAGCTAGAAGTAGAGGAAAGACTTATTGTATTCTTGTCGTTCAATTGTAAATCTAAAAAAAGATTAATGTTGTGACTTTTTTCTTTATTGATCAATTTTTGTTCTGAAGTCCAAACTTCACTTTTTTGTCCATTTTCAAAAAAAGAGGTAATGTCTGTAAATCTACTCCAATTTCTATTATGGCTAAAACTATAGTTGGCAGAGAAGTCTATTTTTTTTCCCTTGAAAAAATGGTCAGTACCTATGGTATGTTTGGGTAATACCCCTTGCGTATATCTATTAAAGACAGCTCCATTATAACCTGCAACCAAGTTTTTTTTCATTTTAATATCAATAAGTAATCCTCCTTCAGCACTATATTTTGCTGGAGGGCTTGTAATTACTTCAATAGATTGTACATTGCTTGCAGAACTACCGGTAAGGAGGTTTATGATATCTTCTTCGGGTAAATTAACTAGCTTACCATTGATCATGACATTTACATTTGGACTGCCATTTATGTATAAACGGTTATTCATTACCATTACTCCTGGGGTGCGTTTTAGAACATCCCAAATATCACTATCTGATAATGACGTATTCTCGATATTAAAAATGTGACGGTCTGCCAACTGTTTTAGCACTGGTTTTTTTTGAGTAACCACGACTTCATCTAGCTCCTGAGCATTTTGAATAATAAGTGGATTAATTTCAATATCTGTAGACAATTGAATTATTTCACTTTCTACCGTATTGCCTATATAACTAGCTACTATTTTATATTTTTCTTTTTTAAATACGACAAATTCATAAATACCTTCTTCATCGGTAGTTGTACCCTTAATAAAATCTCCCCCCCCAGACAGTAGCAATACATTTACCAAAGCTATTGGCTTTTGGTCATTATCTATGACTAAACCTTTTATCTTATATTCTTGTGAATAAGTAATTGAAATAAATAAGCAAATAAAAAATGCAGTAATAAAATTCCTATTCATGTAGTTAGTCTGTTGTAGGAATTAAATGTAGGAAAGTAAATCCGAATTGCCTTACGTAAATGTTAATATTTTAACAAGAAACATTAATTTTGAATTAATTTTCTAGTCGTTCTCGTTCTGTTTTTTCAATGCTGCGGTCGTTGTCTTCAAGTCTGAAATTTCCAAAATTATATGTGAATCCAAATTTAACGTATTGCGTTTCGGGTACAGTTAAATAGCTATTGTTTTGATTCAAGTACCTTGAGGAAATATAAGCATTGTATTTACCCAAAAGGTCATTAGCGCTTATACTAAATACCGCTCTGTTCTTTAAAAATGATTTTCTAAGGCCTAACGTTAAATTAATTGATTCCTCTTGTAGATATGAACCTTGTAAGAATCCAGATAAATAGGTGAAGCCCAATTCACCCTTAAAAGTACCATCTTTAGAAATCGTTAAATAGTTTGTCAAATCTATATATGCTCCATTATACTCATTCTTAAAAGAATAAGGAGTGCTCTGTAATGCTATAAATGTTTCGTCTTCATGAAACAAAGAAATGTAACTATAGAGGTACCAATTATTGCTAATTGATTTACCATAGGTGAAATCTAAACCAAATGATGTGCTTTCAAGAACATTTTGAGTAATATCTCTTAAAACTAAATTTTCGTTGTCCTGAAAAGTTAATGTTGAGATATATTGACCATTATCCCTATAATAAAAATCGAAAAAGTATTCTTGATTAAGTGTGTAGTTAAAATTAAAGTTATGGCTAAAACTTGGCAAAAGATTAGGATTCCCCTCTACAAAAGTTCGTTCATTAATATATGTTCTAAACGGATTTAAATCTTCGTACCTAGGGCGTTGTAATTTTCTAGAATAGTCAAAAGAAAGACTATTATTCTCATTAATATTATGAAGTATGTATAACGAAGGAAACAACTCCAAATACTTAAGGTTATTAATATTGGTTACGTTTTGCGAAATACCTGTACTCTCTGTCTGCTCTGCTCTTAACCCCGATTTTAAAGTCCACTTTTTCCAGTCTTTTGAAAAACTAAAATAGGCAGCATAAACACGTTCATCATAATTATAATCATCGGACAAGTTTGGAATAAATTCAGAACCATTATTACGTAAAAAATAGTCTAGCTTACTTTCAGAATTTATAAAGGAACCTTTTACTCCCGTTTCTAAAAACACAGTTCCTACATAATCGTTATAATCTACTTGGGCTGTTTTAATTTCAATTTGTTGGTCCACATTTGTAGCAAAATTAAAATCGCGTATAAAAGATCCATCAGGCAAAAAATAATTAGAATTTACATTCTGTGTTCTCATAAGGTCAAAATAAGTGTAATGGGCATTTACATTTAAATTACCTTGATTTTTAAATTTATGTTTAAAGGTTAGATCGCCAGAAATATTGTTCTTTTTTTCATTTAAAAAACTCCCTGTGGTAAATGTAGAATCTAAAACATTTAATCCATTTTTTATCGTGGTATTCTGAAAAAAATCTGATTCTTTTTTAGGTTGTAACTGGGCATTAGTAGTTAAACTAAGTGTATTCTTGTCATCAAATTCATAATCTATTACCAGGCCTACACTGTGCGTATTACTACGTATTATTTGGTCAAAATCTGTGTCCCAAATAGAAAATATACCTGTTTCATTTAAATAATTGGTGTTATTTAAAGTATTAACGAATTCCTTTTTTGGAATAAAAGTATAGCTCGCATTCAAATTTAATTTATCCGTTTTATAAAAATGAGAAGTGCCAAAATTGTATTTCGGAAATACACCTTGCGTATACCCGGCACTTATATTCCCTTTATAGCCCACAGATAAATTTTTACTGGTGACAATATTTAAAATGGAGCCGCCTTCTGCATCATAACTTGCTGGTGGATTATAAATAACCTCAACCGACTTTATATTTTCCCCCTGGTAATTTTCTAAAAGATTCCGAACCTCTTCTGATGATAGTTGTACTTTACGATTATTTATATAAACCGTAGTTGCTTGGTTACGTACTTTTAACTCGTCATTCATAACAATGACTCCTGGAGTTTGGCGTAAAATGTCCCAAGAATTATTTTGCGATATCACCGTGTTTTCAACATTAAAAACAATGCGATCTACCTTTTTTTCCACAACTGGTCGGTTACTTATTACAGTTACTTCATTAAGTGCTTGCGCTTGTTGCTCTATAATTACAGCACCAATTTTAGTGTCCCTTAAAATCTCTAAGGCAAGATTATTGGACATTTGTCCTACATAGGATGCTTTTAAAAAGTATAGCCCTTCCGGTATATTAGAAATTGAGAAATTGCCGTTCTCGTCTGCTGAGGATCCTTTAACCAATACAGAATCTGTTACGGTTAATAAAAAAACAGAAGCAAACGCTACCGGTTCTTGAAATTGGTCTTTTACCTCGCCTTTTAACTCGTAGGTTTGACCAAAAGCACCTTGTGTTATGCTAAAGGTTAACAACAGAAAAGCAAATAGTAGTCTCAATAGTAGCTTGGGTTGAATTCAAATCTAATTAAAAATTAGTTGTAATCCTTTACATTTTTTGTAATCTAAAGAAAAGATGACAACAATAAATTGGCGATTACACTAAGGCTTAGCGCTATAAATTAGATTATATTTGCAATTGCTTTTTAACGCCGAGCACTGTTTTTGGTTTAAAACTGCTAC
The genomic region above belongs to Maribacter hydrothermalis and contains:
- a CDS encoding outer membrane beta-barrel family protein, whose amino-acid sequence is MRLLFAFLLLTFSITQGAFGQTYELKGEVKDQFQEPVAFASVFLLTVTDSVLVKGSSADENGNFSISNIPEGLYFLKASYVGQMSNNLALEILRDTKIGAVIIEQQAQALNEVTVISNRPVVEKKVDRIVFNVENTVISQNNSWDILRQTPGVIVMNDELKVRNQATTVYINNRKVQLSSEEVRNLLENYQGENIKSVEVIYNPPASYDAEGGSILNIVTSKNLSVGYKGNISAGYTQGVFPKYNFGTSHFYKTDKLNLNASYTFIPKKEFVNTLNNTNYLNETGIFSIWDTDFDQIIRSNTHSVGLVIDYEFDDKNTLSLTTNAQLQPKKESDFFQNTTIKNGLNVLDSTFTTGSFLNEKKNNISGDLTFKHKFKNQGNLNVNAHYTYFDLMRTQNVNSNYFLPDGSFIRDFNFATNVDQQIEIKTAQVDYNDYVGTVFLETGVKGSFINSESKLDYFLRNNGSEFIPNLSDDYNYDERVYAAYFSFSKDWKKWTLKSGLRAEQTESTGISQNVTNINNLKYLELFPSLYILHNINENNSLSFDYSRKLQRPRYEDLNPFRTYINERTFVEGNPNLLPSFSHNFNFNYTLNQEYFFDFYYRDNGQYISTLTFQDNENLVLRDITQNVLESTSFGLDFTYGKSISNNWYLYSYISLFHEDETFIALQSTPYSFKNEYNGAYIDLTNYLTISKDGTFKGELGFTYLSGFLQGSYLQEESINLTLGLRKSFLKNRAVFSISANDLLGKYNAYISSRYLNQNNSYLTVPETQYVKFGFTYNFGNFRLEDNDRSIEKTERERLEN
- a CDS encoding radical SAM protein produces the protein MSEKNYTYYDFTLSLCPECLRRVDAKIVFENEKVYMLKNCKEHGRSKVLIADDIAYYKNIRNYNKASEYPKTFNTKTHYGCPYDCGLCPDHEQHSCLTVIELTDRCNLTCPTCYAGSSPTYGRHRSLEEIKKMLDVIVKNEGEPDVVQLSGGEPTIHPNFFEILDYAKSLPIRHLMLNTNGIKIAKDFEFAKRLATYAPDFEVYLQFDSLDNKVLQTLRGADLADVRLKALEHLNKLNLSTTLVVVLQKGLNDHEMGSTIDFALKQKCVRGVTFQPTQIAGRLDNFEVDENRITLTEVRRKILEQSPIFESDDLIPVPCNPDALVMAYALKLGDEVNPLTRFINPDDLLNEGKNTIIYEQDEQLHGKMIELFSTGNSVEKASENLKSIMCCLPEIDAPELGYDNLFRIIIMQFIDAHNFDVRAIKKSCVHIVNKDYKIIPFETMNLFYRDDKIERLKELQNEIL
- a CDS encoding outer membrane beta-barrel family protein → MNRNFITAFFICLFISITYSQEYKIKGLVIDNDQKPIALVNVLLLSGGGDFIKGTTTDEEGIYEFVVFKKEKYKIVASYIGNTVESEIIQLSTDIEINPLIIQNAQELDEVVVTQKKPVLKQLADRHIFNIENTSLSDSDIWDVLKRTPGVMVMNNRLYINGSPNVNVMINGKLVNLPEEDIINLLTGSSASNVQSIEVITSPPAKYSAEGGLLIDIKMKKNLVAGYNGAVFNRYTQGVLPKHTIGTDHFFKGKKIDFSANYSFSHNRNWSRFTDITSFFENGQKSEVWTSEQKLINKEKSHNINLFLDLQLNDKNTISLSSTSSLLPNGTGNNFASTDINTINGDLTAQLNGHNELKNDNYNSSNYLDWVHKLNDKGAELSTNVHYTYYDSKRKQVLNNNIVQGFTDNTSENTLRVWSDQIINLFSAQTDLTLPLSKQSIMETGLRVATINSQASITQSGFNDSVDGFNPTDSGLFKYDEQIYAGYLTLNSNWEDWKLNLGLRSEYTDTKGDLNISTALNTNSYLDFFPNMALSYTSNKNAYYLKYFRRITRPRYSTINPFQFYLSANSIYEGNPNLKPAYSDDIQFDYVYDRDYKVVLFATKKSNEQVQQITQDNATNILSTQVINLETNYFYGVDVSVSKELTDYWYLYFLVSHYRDKDSFTDLSTNTIQENSIWTTLIRANNYFTLLKDKSLYADITFIYFSPYIYGNATFDSNSKLGVSLRKTFWNKDASISLGVEDIFNTGNTISTRDYLEQSTIVNTRSENRLLVFGFRYKFGNTKIRDNSKRKSTDEGKRL
- the dusB gene encoding tRNA dihydrouridine synthase DusB, which translates into the protein MPKIGDIQLPDFPLLLAPMEDVSDPPFRALCKEQGADVVYTEFISSEGLIRDAAKSVMKLDIYEKERPVGIQIFGANLESMLQSVEIVEKSKPDIIDINFGCPVKKVVSRGAGAGILKDIDLMVSLTKAMVEHSNLPITVKTRLGWDDDSIKIVEVAERLQDVGCAAISIHGRTRAQMYKGSADWNPIREVKNNPRMHIPVFGNGDVDTPEAALKMRDEYGLDGAMIGRASIGYPWIFREIKHFFETGTHLAPPTMEERVDAARRHLQMSIDWKGEILGVFETRRHYTNYFKGIPNFKEYRMKMVTSDDSASVFAAFDEVMQKFGDHEFSTF
- a CDS encoding prolipoprotein diacylglyceryl transferase family protein gives rise to the protein MMTIPFEPIVFDIKLNIHLILEYLAFFVGFRYYVFLRKRSTDVISSNNRLSIIIGAVFGALFLSRVIAFFENPVAHLQEDWLYNLNNKTIIGGLFGGLLGVELAKKIIGEKHSSGDLFTLPIILGIIIGRIGCFLSGIKEFTYGKETSFFTGMDLGDGITRHPIALYEVVFLIILFIIIRSLQKSNRTFKNGDLFKLFMVAYFTLRFCIEFIKPNSFYTLCLSSIQLLCLICLVYYHKFILRGITYVRKKLHLL